The Lolium perenne isolate Kyuss_39 chromosome 6, Kyuss_2.0, whole genome shotgun sequence genome segment GCGGTTGCTGCCGCGGCTCATCCCTGGTAGCCATGCTTTCTTGACAACACACGTAGTGTGTTCTACTCCTGTGGTGAATGTTGCTTTTGGAAGAAATAATCTGCTGCCTTTTTCTGGTCGTTGAACTAGGAGTCTCGGAGGAGCTGAAGAGGAAGACTTGGAGCGTGAGGAATTATTGGAGTTGCTAAAGAACAGAATTGTGAATAAGGTCCACAGGTTGGGATCTCGTGACCAGGCCACTCCAACGGGTCACTGCCGTCACAATCTATCCGTCGAGAAGAGCAGGAGTCGGTACGGTTGCATTATTGGCTCTTTTTTTTCAATGCAATCAACAGCTTGGATCCAAGAGAAGCTATTTAGGCAAATATTTTTTTAGAACGTACATACGAGGGGTAGGTTTGTTAATTATTGGCTCTTTTTGTTAATGCAGACAGCTTGGATCTAAGAGAAGTTTCAATGACTGAAAAACAGTTTACTTAGGCAAACAATTTTTCGGAACCTACATACGAAAAGCTAAATCGTGTACTGATGGATACCCATTAGGAATCAAAATTTCCTATGATCGTACGTGTTTTATAACATATTGTAGGTCTATCGGGCCATGCTCCCATCATGTTGACCACTGGAATACCTAGACCGCCATCTACTTGCTGGTTCAAATTCAAACTTGGATGCTTATAGTGGGAAGGTTTCCATTACATGGTCAAGAGGGTCTGGGAAAGATCTGTTGCCCGTGGGGTAAACTCCACTGGATGCCAGAGCCGGACACTACTCTCGTCAGTTGGATGCAGgagaagagggggggggggggggggcgatcgGGACCTATGGACGGCGATGCTGCTCATATGCTGGAGTCTCTGGCGCCATCGAAACGACGTGGTCTTCGAAGGTGCAGCTCCTTCCAAGGACGTGGTGATTCAGAAGATCTCTGAGGATGCAGAGCTATGACGAGCGGCTAGACTGTTTAGAGGCATGCTTGCGCCTGTAGAAAAGTGGAGATGTCGCGAGTAGTTGCTTTAGCTGTGTGTGCTACCCTCTCGGTTTGGCGTGGTGTTGCACCAGTGGCGTTGTGCAGAGGTGTGTTGTATTTTGGCCCCTTGGCCTCTTCTTCTATGAAACTGATACGTCTATCCATAATGCATCTTTGAATAGATTGTCGTCTATTATAGATGACATTGAAGCTTTCGCAGAAGTTCGACCGCTAACCGCACAAGAACTGGTCGGCGTACCGCAGCCATGTCACCATCGGTACACCGGCGCTCACGGCCTCCATCACAGAGTTCCAGCCACAATGCGTCACGAACCCGCCGAGGGCAGGGTGGTTCAGGATGAGCGTCTGCGGCGCCCAGCCCCGGATGATGAAGCCGCGGCTGTCATCGACGTTTGCCGTCAGCTCGGCGAAACCTTCAGGCATCCACTCTGATGATTCGGTGCTTTCGCCGGCACTCATGGCCCACACGAAGTTCTTGCCTGAGAGGTCGAGGCCACGGGATATCTCGCGCAGCTCCGCCGGCGAGAAACGTGTTGCCGTGCCAAAGGAGACGTACACCACTGAGCGGGCAGGCTTCGTGTCTAGCCACCGCAGACAGCTGTCCTTGTTAACCTCGGCGTTGACGTTGGCGCCGCTGGCAGCCATGTCCTTGGTGGCGAGGGCGACCGGCCCCACGAGAAACGCGCGGCGGCCGAGCGTCGTCTGGAAGTGCTCCACGTAGTCCGGCTCCAGCTCGTGGAAGCTGTTGAACACCTCGCCGAAGCTCCTCTGGTCGGCGGCGTTGTTGCTCTGGTAGAACGCCCACGCCCCCGGCTGCTTCCGGGGGTCCATCATCTGGCTCCGCCGCAGCTTGACGCGGTGCGGCAGCCTCGGGAGCGCAACGAGAGCTTCAAGATCGTCCTCACTTGTCGTCGTCGTCTGCAACGGGTTGTTGCGCAGCATGCTCTCGTTGCAGGACCGCGCGAACACGCTGGTGCCAGTGAACACGAGCCGCGGGACGCCGTGCTCCGCGGCGGCGTCCACGGACCAACTGAAGAAGCTGTCGGACACGACAGCGTCGAGGCGGTTGGCGGCCAGGAAGCGGTGGAATGGTTCTTGGACCAGCTGCACCGCTCGCACGAACTTGGCGCGGCAGTCTACCTGGAGCGTGGTAAGGGCCATGTAGTTCTCGACGCCCGGCGGGAGCCCCACGTCGGGGAACGGCATCAGGGCGATATCGATTGTTGGGGAGCCGGTGCCGTGGAGAGTACAGGCGTCGTTGGCACGGTCGACGGCCGGGCGGATGATGCCGGCGTTGACGGGCGTGGTGAGGATGGTGCACCTCGCGCCACGGGCGGCGAAAACCGCGGCCACGTCAGCGGCCGGAAGGAGGTGCCCTGGCGCGAAGAAAGGGAGGAAGAGGATGTGCAGcggttgctgctgctgccgctcATGGTGCGTAGCCATGGATGGGGATGGCTGTTGCCGGTAGGCAGCTCGCTCGCTCGTGTCGTTGGGCGCTCCAGTTGTTTCTGATTTTGCTCTCACTTTTCGTGTGTGGTAGAAACTCGATGAGGCATGATCTGACCGGGACATGTGGAGACGTGGAGTGAACGCGACAGGTCATCTCGACCAGATCCAAATTTGCTTTCGGCGCTATTGCAGGTTTTCGATGACTTCAGATGCAAGCAGAacatatgttttttttttttggcttatTTGGCAGATTCTCTCTGCCTCACAATTATTCCCAACCAGCAAGCGGAAGAGCATCTCCTCCAGCTGTTGGGTTCTCATGCCGAAATCTggcgctatttagcgccggatggatgtaaaACTTAGACTGGGGAGGTTCTATTTTCCTAGTGGCAAGCCCAGGGGAAAGACCGAAtgtgtttgaattcaaatagaaataGACGAAAAAACATTGAAACTTAGGCAAAATTTAGAGATATTTAATATATATATGCGAGTTTGTACATATATAGGCTGAATTCAAAAAGGGAAACAATGACTAAAATTTAAAAACGGCGTTCTACATGCCAAAATGGCGGTAGAACGCCGTgtagtcgccgtcgtcgtcgtcgtcgtcgctggagtCGCCGCCGTCCTGCGTTGGCGGCGCTTGCTGGCTGCTCTCGCCGGGAGCCCAACGGCTAGACCCCTTCCCAGGGTCGCCGAGGCGTGGCGGCGACGACGTTGGCTTGTACCACTCATCCTCGCTGGAGTCCTCCAGCTTGATGAGCGGCGCGCCTCTTGCGGGTTGtgcggccgcggcggcggccaggtccagcagctaccgttgctgctccgcctcctccctCTCCCGGTCCTGCCTGGACCAGGCGAGGGCCGTGTCCATGGGAAGGGCATTGTCGGCGGTTACGAGGTCTTGGAGGGACCTCACGATCGCCTCGGCCACCGACGCCTCCCCGGCCCGCGCGGCCTCCTCCG includes the following:
- the LOC127310693 gene encoding UDP-glucose flavonoid 3-O-glucosyltransferase 7-like; amino-acid sequence: MATHHERQQQQPLHILFLPFFAPGHLLPAADVAAVFAARGARCTILTTPVNAGIIRPAVDRANDACTLHGTGSPTIDIALMPFPDVGLPPGVENYMALTTLQVDCRAKFVRAVQLVQEPFHRFLAANRLDAVVSDSFFSWSVDAAAEHGVPRLVFTGTSVFARSCNESMLRNNPLQTTTTSEDDLEALVALPRLPHRVKLRRSQMMDPRKQPGAWAFYQSNNAADQRSFGEVFNSFHELEPDYVEHFQTTLGRRAFLVGPVALATKDMAASGANVNAEVNKDSCLRWLDTKPARSVVYVSFGTATRFSPAELREISRGLDLSGKNFVWAMSAGESTESSEWMPEGFAELTANVDDSRGFIIRGWAPQTLILNHPALGGFVTHCGWNSVMEAVSAGVPMVTWLRYADQFLCG